In the genome of Raphanus sativus cultivar WK10039 chromosome 9, ASM80110v3, whole genome shotgun sequence, the window TGCCTAACCCCAAATGTTGAACATATTAAAAGAATATCGAGCAACCATACAAAAGAATCCGtgctttatttttttcagtttttatacaattttttagtGACTAGAATAAATTACTATAATTTGTAAACCATTTTGGTAACCAATTcgaaattttaaatagtatttctATAACTTTTTAAACCCATTATGGAAAAGTAATTGAGCCTTGCATgtggtatatatatacatagctAATTACGTACGTGTTGATAAAAGAAGGCCAATCGCGTCTATTGCGCAATACCATACAACGCGAATCCTTAATTACCCAATAAATACCAAAACAGATCTTCACATTTTTActcagaaaacaaaaagaatccAAACAATTTTGCTATCAAGAGATATAAACAAACAAGTACATATACATGAAGATCGTAGCATTGTTGCTTATAGCATTTGTAGTACTCGTGGCATCATTTCCTCCTCCGACAAAAGCTATTGCGGTCGAGGGAAGTCGTTCCACGAGGAATGGAGAATCATGTGCTACAAATGCGCTTCAGGTTTGTTTCGACAGTATTGCTAATAGAATGATGATGTCGACTACATGTAATTGTGAACAGCTAAAAGAGCACCAATCATGTCTATGTGATGCTACTAAAACTCGTATCCTCGATAGCAATGTCCTAAGAATTTATCTCAAGTCTTGTGGTATTACTGACCCCATATGTTAAACAATATGATGGGAACACGGAACCATTGGTTTAAGACACTAAATCGAGTAGTTGTCAGTAATGGAGAAGTGATCTTCTAGTGCTTACTACTGGTTAGTAACATTTCCTATACCTCTCTCATTTTCCCTTGTTTGTGAGAATAATGTATTTTATCTAATGATTCCACATTTGTATTTTATCTAAGTAATAGATAACCATTTGTCATTTTTCACACTTTGATTCTTGTAAACTCTGTAACACCCATCACGGGTTATTGTTACGGtacataaacatatatagatCACAAATCTGCTTATTGCTGGTTCAAAAAGTTACATCATTTTTTTTGACACATGTTGATgaataaagtcccacatcggtagttggagaaataattaagtaatatataaaaggttATGGCCAATCCACTAAtagccaattggttttaagttggaagcccataattaacccgaatctaatatggtatcagagcggtcgATCCTGGTGGatcaaagttaaaattaaaaagagccACCCGATGTTGGGCCACTCCGTGGATGGTATTCCCACAGTTGTCCACGCATGtgcgtgagggggagtgttgatgAATAAAGTCCCATATCGGTAGTTggagaaataattaagtaatatataaagggttagggccaatcTACTAAtagccaattggttttaagttggaaacccataattaacccgaatctaataACACACCTGCATCTATAAACACAGGATGTGTATGAAGAACATCTTATATGACGCCAACAATAGACAGTAAAAACCatgaaaaaagaataatatatatgCTATAGGGAAAAAAATTACCCCAAGAGTCTCACCGACGGCGATGGTAGAGTTTAGACCTCTTTCCAGCTATTGATTTCGACGTGGAAGAAGACGAAGGTGAGAGAGACGAGTTTACAAGTTCCTCCTTGTCCTCAATAAAGGCCTTCTTCACAATCTCCTGTATTTCCATGTACCTCTGCTTCTTTTGTAGTCTTTTCTGAGGAGTGTCGCCTTCTCCGCAAGCCAGCTGATTCAAATCATCACAGTCCATAATCTGATCAAGTACTGCCGAACATTGTGGGAAGAAGCGTTTCCCCAGTTCCACTGATGATTGTGAAAATGAAGAGAACAATTAATGTTATAGACTAGACATGGTTTCTTTCAGTTATCTATTACAAGTAGGGCTGATATTTttaaccgaaccaaacccgccGGACCAAACAGAAACTTTGGTTAGTTCGGGTGAGAAATTCGGTTTAGTTCGGCAAGTTTATAAACAAATTGGTTTTCGGTTTGGTAATTGATTAGTTcggtttttcaaaaaaaattgtctaaCCAAATTTTCAACTGAACTGACCAAATTAACCGAATTAAAGGAACTAACCAAACTAATCGAAATTATCCGAATTTAACCTATTTTACCCAAAGTTTTAACCGAAATATAATCCAAACCAAAAGCTTCGGTTAGTTTcggtaaaaattttaaaaaaccaaATTACCCGAATCCAGAACCAAACTTTTTTACAGTTTAATTCGCAGAGATTTTAGTCGAACCGAACTACCCGAACCCACATGCCTAATTACAAGTTAAAGACAACTATGTTTAAAGATCCATACCGGTTTTAGAAAGCGCTTTTAATCTGCGTTGATGCTCTTCTAGGATTTTAAAAGGTGCTGTCTTTAGATCCGGCGATGTCCTCTTTGCACCAGCCAGATGGTCAGGGTCGAGGCTAGACCCAGTGAACTCGGATGTTCCCTTCGTTTGGGCGATATTCATTGCGACTTGTGCTTCCGTTGGGAAGAGACGTTGAGCCAATGCAACTAAACAGCAAGTATAGTTTATCATTAGTTTCACTCGCTTTCCTAACAAAGAATTCGATTCAAACATAAAAGGAGTAAGAGAGGACCTCTGTTTTCAAGATAGAGCAGCCTCATCTTGAGTTCATGGTCCGCCATTGCAAGAGAGGGAGAAACAGCATCTCCAGGAAACCGGTCTCCTTTGTTCGCTTGCTCCAGTATCTCTACGCATAGCCTACCTTTGAGAGAAGGCTTGCATTGCTCCGCAAGATAACTATATTCAGCCGCCATGGTGACTTGTTTCGCAATCAAGAGAGCCGTTCTACCTTCCAAAGACGTTTCCGATGCACGTGACCCTTTCGTCAACAGAGATACTATCAGATCAGGCTCCTTGCGCATGGCGGCAACGTAAAGCACCGTGTATCCCCTCGGATTCCTAAGGTTGACATCGGCAATCTCTAGGTCAAGGAGATCGTTTGCGGTCTTAACATCGCAGTACTTAACAGCGAAATGAAGAGCGTAGGCATCATCAAGATTAGTGTGCCCCTCACTCAAAAGCATCTCGACAAGCTCGACATCGTCGGAGTCAAGTGCCTTGTATATATTCAAGACATGTTTCCCTACCCCAGGCACCTCGATGCCTAGATCGTTACGGAGGTTAACTATCTCTTTGACAATATGTTGAGGCAATGACTTGTCAAGAGTAACTAAGTCCACGTCAGAGTTGACAATAACCTCTACGCATCTATCTGTTAGCTTCTTGCAAGCTTCACCACAGATACTAGAAAGCTTGAGTATGAGTAATAACGTGTCCTCTTCTATTACAACTTTGTCTATGACGTCAAGTAAATGCCGCTGGTAGAGCGTAACCAGTTCATAAACCTCGAAGACGGAAGCTAAGTACAGCACCTCCACCATGAAATCCACCGCGGGACGGCAGGACACGTGGCGGCAATTCTCGTCTGCGCATTCGGAGACCCCTCTCGGCGGCGGCTTCACTCTTCCGGTGTAAATGTACGCTAAAACGGCGATCACCGAATCGACGCCGACGACGTGATCCTTGGCGATCTCCTTCAGCTCGAGCTTCACGACGGCGTTGGTGGTCAGGGCGTTTCTGAAGAAGGGGCTCCTCGCTGCGAGGAGAACACGGTGGAAGGGTACTTCCCGTCCGCAGGAGAGAACGAGCTTGGCGTCGCTGTAGAAAGATTCCGGCGAGTCGAAGACGGACTCGAGGGAGTTGGAGAGAAGTCGCAGAGCCGACACATCAAGAATAGATGAGTCGGTGTTATCCGTAGTAGGTGAGGAGGCGAAGAAGCAAGTGCTGCTGATCTCGTAAGAATTGCCGAATCCAGCAGCAATGGAATCCATCTATGGAAGATAAGTTAGAGGAGACAAAGAGAGACCAGAGTCAAGTCAATGAGAAAGAgtggtggagagagagagagagagagagagagagagagagagagacgaacgGTTAAATTTCCTACAAAGGACCTTCAAAGATATTAATGGACCAgtaaatttagtaatattataacAATCTTACATGAGAAATGCAAttccttttattattattagagaAATTTCTTATGATAGCACTAAAAAGGATTTTTCACAAATATAGTACACAagaaaaaatgatcaaaatatttcattaaagagattaatttacatttatacTCCTAAGGTTAACTAAACAAAATCTTAagatttagagttaaggggtgagTTTTTTagattaagatttaaaattttataaaagaacaaataaatactaaaatttgaaaataaaaatttgaaaaatagtttcaaaaaaaatttttagttataaaaagaaaatttgaaaaaaacaaaaagaatttcgatttttttttttcaaaaaacatatttagaaaaaaaaataaatctgaaaatatataatctgaaactataatttttttataattacatatctAGGATATAAAagtctttttcttcttaaatgaaacatttttgtcattttttatttgtgtgctattttgtgacaaaaacatagaaaatgtttatttaggaaaattactcatattattattactagGATTTTGTGAGTAAATTTCcgttaaaaaagttttttgttGTGAATCAATAGAGAATGAGAGAATCAGTTGTTCTTATTATTCCATAAGCAGATGGTACATATATAGGTATATCATTCTAGTGTTTAGAACTGTCTAGAATATGTATTTTTGGGCATATGATGGACATCCatacaattatttataacattttccCTTGGAAGTTCATTATACATAAAATTTCTAAAGCGCATAAAATGATGCCTCATTAAAAATTTTAACAGGAAAACCCAATGAAAAAAACTGTGGTTAAGAGAAAAAGAGTGTAGTGCGCATCTATTCCTCCTAATGAGTACATAACTTGAGATATCTGAGAAGATACAATCCAATATGATGAACTGatttcttcttagtcttggtcTGACACTATATATGTCGAGCATAATAAGTTGAGTAGAGTCTTTGACTTTGATTCATTTTCATTCTGTATACAGTTTCAAGTAATCTATATATAACAGCAAACCTATTTGttgttttctctaaatttttgGGTATACCGTCATAGCACCTCTTTAAATTTGTTTGTTCTTCATTTGAGTATCTaactcaatattttttctttgttttcaaaGATCCTTTGATTGATCagtattttgaaataaaatataatgtgtACTTAGAATAATtccaattttcttttataaatgtattatatTTAGTAAAAACTTGTGTATAATagacaatatatatttattaaataataaaacacaaataactaacttttataaagtatagataaatatatttgctttgtatatacattttcaatatattaaacaatttaaattttcagtAACGGAATTAATAGCCTGCCGCTAACGCGCGGGTTTGTTTCctagtcttttataaaaaaaaaaaaaaacttctatcCATATACCTCTCTAAGTTAAGATCTGCGCAATTACTCAACATcacatatgaaaataatttatatatattattatttatttgttgtccaaaaaacattattatttatttatgttcatctatgtattatgtatataattaaattatagtaaaaatatacaTCAAAACATATCTCTTGTTTATTTACGaagataaatcaaaataatcattttatttatttaataaggtatataactaaatttcaGTGACATGgaaatagatatatagtatattttaaatatagatatttattattgagaattcatattcatatgatAAACACAAAATTTCTAATGTGCAATTTTTCAATGCAGATTTCAAGATGAAAATATTAGGGTTTCAATACATTTTCAATAGAACCTTAtacattaacatatttatgtatatagtttaattttaaattatattattataaaatatgaatgtCTATTATATGAGACTTTATATTCATACGAtctatgatcatttgtatcttgttatttacaaaaataaagttaaatcaTTAATCACAAATTTTTTTGTGTGACACATTTAacgtttttagtaatttatagttatttaaaaaattcaaatataacatattacttttttattatacggttaatgtgattatttaataatataaaataaaaaagagctaagataaaaaaattattatcaaatatttattattcataatcatttgttatatatacgttaatcattaTTAGATAATtccgtaacttttatttaaggaaaattgCAAGAATATTATTTCGTACactatttatcaatttgatagttaatttaatataaagGTAAAATATAAGCTAAGATGAACCAACCTATTTTTTCTAACAATTCTGAATTTCATTCTCATAGTGAAATGTGGATAGAAAAcaatgttgtaatgtttcttaattaatatatatatatatataagggaTATGAGCAAATGGGTTTCTGATTTGGAAGTACCAGATTTGAAAGTGTTGTGACCTCAtctaaaaaattcaaacaaatttggaaaaaaaatgtttagatAAACACAAGcgaaaaaaaagacaaaagcaaaacaaaagcaaaacataagcaaaatatagtattttaacaatcaaataataaaaataaattaagttctaaataatattttttttcaacaaataaacaatatttattttagaaaattttttATGTTATGATTTTCAACATCTAAGCTTTGAATGTAGTAAGAAAAGGAGATTCATGAACATAGTTTATGTTCATGGTTTAGTCTGGTATGTCTCGCTCAGATATGAGTTCGAAACAGGATCTAGCGAAGTTGAGAAGTATCTGCCTTGTAATCTGTTTCTTGGCTGTGGTTACCTCCGGCCGTGTGAGTCCGAGAAGAGATTTGGATTCTCCGGATCTCAGAATCAAAACTCTGTTTGCTATAGTTGAAGATATAGGTTTCTTGTGTGTACATGCAGAGACTTAGGTAGGAAATGATCCCTGTCACAACTGGTACGGGATCATCTGTTTTTAGGGTAGCATCACGATGATAGCCTTTACAAAATCCAATCTGACAGGTTTCATATCTCCGAGATTCGCAGAGCTCAGTTCTCTGACCGAAATTGATCTGGCTCATAACAGACTGACCGAGTGACCGGCATCATCCCTTTCGAGCTTCTTATCAAGCTCAAGAATCTTACCATTCTGGATATTTTCTATAATGCCATGCACGGTAAAATTCCAGGGTTTAGGAAGGATGTTGTATTTGCTGCAGGCAATCCACAGATTGAGAAGGATCATGTTACCTCGAGA includes:
- the LOC130499433 gene encoding regulatory protein NPR1-like isoform X1, producing the protein MDSIAAGFGNSYEISSTCFFASSPTTDNTDSSILDVSALRLLSNSLESVFDSPESFYSDAKLVLSCGREVPFHRVLLAARSPFFRNALTTNAVVKLELKEIAKDHVVGVDSVIAVLAYIYTGRVKPPPRGVSECADENCRHVSCRPAVDFMVEVLYLASVFEVYELVTLYQRHLLDVIDKVVIEEDTLLLILKLSSICGEACKKLTDRCVEVIVNSDVDLVTLDKSLPQHIVKEIVNLRNDLGIEVPGVGKHVLNIYKALDSDDVELVEMLLSEGHTNLDDAYALHFAVKYCDVKTANDLLDLEIADVNLRNPRGYTVLYVAAMRKEPDLIVSLLTKGSRASETSLEGRTALLIAKQVTMAAEYSYLAEQCKPSLKGRLCVEILEQANKGDRFPGDAVSPSLAMADHELKMRLLYLENRVALAQRLFPTEAQVAMNIAQTKGTSEFTGSSLDPDHLAGAKRTSPDLKTAPFKILEEHQRRLKALSKTVELGKRFFPQCSAVLDQIMDCDDLNQLACGEGDTPQKRLQKKQRYMEIQEIVKKAFIEDKEELVNSSLSPSSSSTSKSIAGKRSKLYHRRR
- the LOC130499433 gene encoding regulatory protein NPR1-like isoform X2, encoding MDSIAAGFGNSYEISSTCFFASSPTTDNTDSSILDVSALRLLSNSLESVFDSPESFYSDAKLVLSCGREVPFHRVLLAARSPFFRNALTTNAVVKLELKEIAKDHVVGVDSVIAVLAYIYTGRVKPPPRGVSECADENCRHVSCRPAVDFMVEVLYLASVFEVYELVTLYQRHLLDVIDKVVIEEDTLLLILKLSSICGEACKKLTDRCVEVIVNSDVDLVTLDKSLPQHIVKEIVNLRNDLGIEVPGVGKHVLNIYKALDSDDVELVEMLLSEGHTNLDDAYALHFAVKYCDVKTANDLLDLEIADVNLRNPRGYTVLYVAAMRKEPDLIVSLLTKGSRASETSLEGRTALLIAKQVTMAAEYSYLAEQCKPSLKGRLCVEILEQANKGDRFPGDAVSPSLAMADHELKMRLLYLENRVALAQRLFPTEAQVAMNIAQTKGTSEFTGSSLDPDHLAGAKRTSPDLKTAPFKILEEHQRRLKALSKTAGLRRRRHSSEKTTKEAEVHGNTGDCEEGLY